A portion of the Parasteatoda tepidariorum isolate YZ-2023 chromosome 5, CAS_Ptep_4.0, whole genome shotgun sequence genome contains these proteins:
- the LOC122269830 gene encoding uncharacterized protein — MYVTLMEDYIDKRQVEIAPENHDKEEKSYYIPHHVVIKEKNAEIKGLIVFNASSHTPGHPSLNDVLEQGPNLLPEILATLLLPLHKQAIISDESQAFLQLTLWEKDRSATKFLWFKTRTNGDGHLQLENEIVVYQFTRLPFGLTSSPYLLSATLDKLSCMYSNIYPTAAKHLNSHNEIIHENII; from the coding sequence ATGTATGTTACACTCATGGAAGATTACATAGACAAAAGGCAAGTTGAAATAGCACCGGAAAATCAtgataaggaagaaaaaagctATTACATACCCCATCATGTAGTCATTAAAGAGAAAAACGCAGAAATTAAGGGACTAATAGTGTTCAACGCCTCTTCTCACACACCAGGCCATCCATCATTAAACGATGTTCTAGAACAAGGTCCCAACTTACTTCCAGAAATTTTAGCCACCTTATTACTACCTCTTCACAAACAAGCAATTATTAGTGATGAAAGTCAGGCTTTTTTACAATTAACCTTGTGGGAAAAAGACAGAAGTGCTACTAAGTTTTTGTGGTTCAAAACTAGAACAAATGGTGATGGACATTTGCAGCTAGAGAATGAAATTGTGGTCTACCAATTTACACGTTTACCCTTTGGATTAACCAGCAGCCCATACCTTCTTTCAGCTACACTTGACAAATTATCCTGCATGTACTCCAACATTTATCCCACAGCAGCTAAACATCTAAACTCTCACAACGAAATCATCCatgaaaatattatctaa
- the LOC139425675 gene encoding uncharacterized protein: MCHENPSWTKSLPIILLGLRTTLRDDCQATPEELLYSENIKLPYDFFENSNIEAQSEFIQNLKSTMEKFKPVRFHHHSKQKPFIFKDLKTCSHVFVRTDSVRYSLQQPYHGPYKVLKRTDKIFTVKMKQKEVNVSIDRIKSYFSDISAESEKTSETPLLVEKSFGPISSSTISKAATEQGNGNKRVKLVIPPQVTRSGRTVRIPARYT; this comes from the coding sequence ATGTGTCATGAAAATCCAAGCTGGACAAAGTCACTTCCGATTATTCTACTTGGTTTACGCACAACCTTGCGAGATGACTGTCAAGCCACCCCAGAAGAACTCTTGTAtagtgaaaatataaaactaccatatgacttttttgaaaattcaaacattgaAGCGCAATCAGAATtcattcagaatttaaaaagcaCCATGGAAAAGTTTAAACCCGTCCGATTTCATCATCACTCGAAGCAGAAACCATTTatattcaaagatttaaaaacttgctCACACGTATTTGTCCGTACTGACAGTGTTCGATATAGTTTGCAACAACCATATCATGGAccatataaagttttaaaaagaacagacaaaattttcactgttaaaatgaagcaaaaagaAGTTAATGTGTCTATAGATAGAATAAAGTCCTATTTTTCGGACATTTCTGCCGAATCTGAAAAAACTTCAGAAACACCTTTACTGGTTGAAAAGAGTTTTGGGCCTATTTCATCGTCTACAATTTCTAAAGCTGCTACAGAGCAAGGCAACGGAAACAAAAGAGTGAAGCTTGTTATTCCACCCCAAGTGACTAGATCTGGACGTACAGTGCGCATTCCAGCACGTTACACATGA
- the LOC139425677 gene encoding uncharacterized protein: MNKLVQYLSEEVEGALTTLKIRGEQNFDYTFKTSTAALHTARVYITGPTGITKLTRCILDCGSQTSFIHSHLVDNLKLDVISSDSLEIHAFESSSNQAQSKRKVRFKLSSIWNQSEIYLHAFESPNRYAVHPSVPLEIASTAHKKKFRLADPNDTMQEMPIEVLIDADFYWTVMNSEVPFRLSETIVLIPSIFGWILSGSRSHTSVASLSSVNNISIKLPYIADDQVRKFWDLDTLGIRAMQDREMSFRNSEILEDFRSSYEVLENRRVVRLPWKKDVILSSNN; encoded by the exons ATGAATAAACTAGTGCAATATTTATCTGAAGAAGTAGAAGGTGCTCTCACAACACTAAAAATTCGAGGTGAGCAAAACTTTGATTACACATTTAAGACATCTACAGCAGCCTTGCAT ACTGCTCGAGTATATATAACTGGCCCAACTGGTATTACTAAGCTTACAAGATGCATTTTAGATTGTGGAAGCCAAACCAGTTTCATTCATTCACATCTTGTAGACAACCTAAAATTAGATGTCATTAGCTCTGATTCACTTGAAATTCATGCATTCGAATCATCATCAAATCAGGCTCAATCGAAACGCAAAGTAAGATTTAAACTATCAAGTATTTGGAATCAGTCAGAAATTTATCTACATGCATTTGAAAGTCCTAATAGATATGCAGTTCATCCATCAGTTCCATTAGAGATTGCTTCTACGGctcacaagaaaaaatttagacttGCTGACCCGAATGACACCATGCAAGAGATGCCTATAGAAGTTTTGATTGATGCAGATTTTTACTGGACGGTGATGAATTCTGAGGTTCCTTTCAGACTTTCGGAAACAATTGTGCTCATTCCATCAATCTTTGGCTGGATTTTGTCTGGATCCAGATCTCATACATCTGTCGCTTCTTTATCGTCAGTTAATAATATTAGCATCAAATTACCATATATTGCAGATGATCAAGTTAGGAAATTCTGGGACTTAGATACTTTAGGTATTAGAGCCATGCAAGACAGAGAAATGTCCTTTCGCAATTCTGAAATATTGGAAGACTTTCGCAGTTCTTATGAAGTCCTAGAAAATCGTCGTGTTGTTAGATTACCTTGGAAGAAAGACGTTATTCTTTCTTCAAATAACTAG
- the LOC139425676 gene encoding uncharacterized protein, whose protein sequence is MDDFVVRVDSEIEAKTLFHEMRELTCLISLPLAKWSTNSQVLKNEWKKEEIKFETKTQVQRHTWLCGIDWDELLPPSIASRWSKWIIDLPHLSNIRIPRWIGISSADVNIHVFCDVSERAYGTVLYVRFTEDTKFHVRMVCSRNRLSPLKRITLPRLELLAALLDARLLHYFCTVTKLDKNTATLWSDSTVALNWIQGNPNRWKTFVSNRTSEILNYTNPTQCRHCPGNENPADHLSRGVAPTELKSLDLWWLGPTWLTQSSKFWPSKQLNDANPDIYAELRKPASQSLLITSYQPLIDISRFSSYMKLLRVTAWIFCFSYNCRSKQHISIDLACDELNTAKNYWILTVQKQCFSAELNALQNNSSLPKSSKISRFNPFLQENLIRLGGRLQFAPLKNEKKHPLLLDGSHLFVHLFIYYIHVKLHHLGVQIVLSEIRSNFWIIRGREAIKRVLYKCLPCKLSQTSRSQQIEAPLPRDRITSCLPFTTIGIDFAGPLYVRNLKPLNTAYIALFTCSTTRAVHIELISELTTDKFLMALKRFVGRRGVPHTIYTENATTFHAANKELSIL, encoded by the exons ATGGATGATTTCGTTGTGAGAGTTGATTCAGAAATCGAAGCGAAAACACTATTTCACGAAATGCGAGAACTCACGTGTCTTATAAGCCTTCCTTTAGCAAAATGGAGTACCAACTCACAAGTTTTGAAAAACGAATggaagaaagaagaaataaagtttgaaactaAGACTCAAGTCCAGAGGC ATACATGGCTATGTGGTATTGACTGGGACGAACTTTTACCTCCATCTATCGCATCAAGGTGGTCAAAATGGATCATAGACTTACCACATTTAAGCAACATTCGAATCCCCAGATGGATTGGAATATCTTCTGCTGATGTTAACATTCACGTTTTCTGCGATGTTTCGGAACGAGCTTACGGAACAGTGTTATATGTACGATTCACAGAAGATACTAAATTTCATGTTCGAATGGTTTGCAGTCGTAATAGACTTTCTCCTCTGAAAAGAATAACACTTCCCCGCTTAGAGCTGTTAGCCGCATTATTGGATGCTCGATTACTCCATTATTTTTGTACAGTAACAAAACTGGATAAGAACACAGCGACACTTTGGAGTGACTCAACAGTTGCCTTAAATTGGATACAAGGTAATCCAAATCGTTGGAAAACCTTTGTCTCTAACCGAACGAGCGAAATTCTCAATTACACAAATCCAACACAATGCCGGCATTGCCCTGGCAATGAAAATCCTGCTGACCACTTGTCTCGTGGTGTTGCACCAACAGAGCTTAAATCATTGGATCTTTGGTGGCTGGGACCAACCTGGCTAACACAATCATCAAAGTTTTGGCCTTCAAAACAACTGAATGACGCTAATCCAGATATTTATGCTGAACTACGTAAACCAGCTTCTCAATCTTTATTGATAACTTCTTACCAACCTCTTATTGATATATCGCGCTTCAGTTCATATATGAAACTTCTTAGAGTTACAGCATGGATATTTTGCTTCTCGTATAACTGTCGATCCAAGCAACACATTTCTATTGACCTCGCATGTGATGAGCTTAACACAGCAAAAAACTATTGGATTCTTACAGTGCAAAAGCAATGCTTTTCGGCAGAGCTTAACGCTTTACAAAATAATTCCTCTTTGccaaaatcttcaaaaattagcCGTTTTAACCCATTTCTTCAAGAAAATCTCATACGATTAGGAGGTAGATTACAGTTTGCACCGctcaaaaatgagaaaaagcaCCCTTTGCTTCTTGATGGCTCTCATCTTTTTGTACATCTTTTCATATACTACATACATGTGAAGCTTCATCACTTAGGTGTTCAAATAGTACTTTCAGAGATTCGTTCCAACTTCTGGATAATACGAGGACGTGAAGCCATTAAACGAGTGCTCTATAAATGTCTACCTTGTAAACTCTCACAGACATCTAGAAGTCAACAAATCGAAGCTCCTTTACCAAGGGACAGAATTACATCTTGCCTACCATTTACTACTATTGGCATAGACTTCGCTGGCCCACTTTATGTTCGTAACTTGAAACCTTTAAATACAGCCTATATCGCACTTTTCACTTGCTCAACTACTCGTGCCGTGCACATTGAACTAATTTCTGAACTCACTACTGACAAATTTCTCATGGCCTTAAAAAGATTTGTAGGCAGAAGAGGAGTCCCTCATACAATATACACTGAGAACGCCACTACCTTCCATGCCGCTAATAAAGAGCTATCCATTTTATAG